gcccACTGCTTCGTATACGCGTGAAGCTGCGGCCCCCGCTTCGCTCGTGCAATCCGGGGCCTCCTCTGGTCACCTTGTCGTCGTGGCTACGCAAGAATACGGAAGCAACACGGAAAGCGTGCCGAGCCCTGTCCGCGGAAGCGAAGGCGAGGCCGATCAGCTGGCGTCGCTACCAGCTCTCTCACGGTCTTGCTATGAAAGCACGTGTTCCCGCAGATGCAGAGGTACACAGCGACAGTCGCTAGGTCATCAGCGGCCTCGGAAGAGCCGCCATCCAAGCTGAGAAGAACAGTAGAATAAACAAAGGCTGGGCTTAGTGTAACAACAGTGACGCCCCGCCCCGCTTGCCACGGGGCGGGCACCGGTGGCGACCCTTTCTATCACCTCTACAAAACCCACATCCTCCCCCAGATCCTCCAACGCTTCACTTCCGCCCTCAAACGCGATCCGGCGAATCACCAAAAGTTGCGAACGGCacatcgagagagagagggagagagccaTCGCAAAGAGGACTGAAGAGGCGAACGCgctgcgacgcggcgcgggTACGTCTTCCTCCGCTGCTGGGCAACAGTGAATTCGCGTGCACGGTGATTCGCAAGCTGCCAACTGAGAAGAATAAGAGtctccgcgtgcgtgtgggtcgGCCGGTGGCaaggggaaggaagggaggagcCCGGCAGAGTGCAGCAAAGAGAAATAATACGATGTTGCCTTCCTGCTGTTCCCGCCGCAACAAAGTCGGGACACATGCCGCCGCTCCGCGTAGAGTCTCGCAGGCCGCGCaaaacacgcgcgcacgcaacgCCGTCTGCGATCCGCGGCGTTGCCGCTACGAACAACACGCCAGGAGAGCGGGGTACCTGGCAACGCGTGTcccgcgcctgcagcacgcAGGAAaagacggggagggggagggggagggggaggggcacgaGAAAAAGACGGAGAAGAAAGGTAAGAAAAtaagaagagagggaggcggcacAAACAAGGCCAAGGATGGCAAGTACACACAGGAGAACAGTTCGAATAAGAATGGTTACAAGGacgaaagggaagggggccGGCACCAACGACAACCGCACAGCCAACAGGAACACTAGTTCTCCATCTGGATCATAATTTTCATGTCTTTCGGGTCGCGGTGCATCGCGCGCTCGTACGCTTTCACGCTATCCTTGAACACGAACTTAGCGCTGATCAGCGGCTTCACGTCCATCTTGCCGGAGCTCAGCAGGCGGATGATGCGCGGGTACACGTTGCGGTAGCGGAACGCCGTCTGGAACGTGAtctccttcgcctgcgcCATCACAATGTCCACCGGCACGGGCTCCACCGGCATCCCCACAAGCACGCAAGTCGCACCAGGCGCAGCGTGCTCGTAGATCAGAGGGAACGCCGAtgccgcgccaccgcacTCGAACACGACGTCGCAGCCGTTGccctccgtcgcctccgcaacggcgcgcttcagctcgccctccctcgACGTGTTCACCGCGCGTAGGCCAGGGTAGCGGCGCGCGATCTCCAGCCGCTCGTCGCGCGAGCCGCAGATGATCACCTCTGAGCACCCGCCCGCAAGCGCGGACAGCGCCGTCACGATCCCGATCGTGCCGCACCCGATCACGAGGCCCACGTCGCCCGGCTTGATGCTGGCCTTCGTTGCCGAGTGCATGCCAACGGCAATCGGCTCGCACAACGCGCCCTCCTCATAGCTCACGTTGTCCGGCAGCTTGAAGCACAGCGCGGCGGGGTGGATGATGGTCGTCGACATGCACCCAtgcaccggcggcgtcgcgAAGAACGTCAGCTCGGGGTCCAGGTTGTACAGCCCGCTCAGCGTCTGCGCAGAGTTCCAGCGCGGAATGCCAGGCTCCAGCGCAACTCGGTCGCCCGTCTTCAGGTTCTTCACCTCCGCGCCCACCGCTACAACTGTGCCAGACGCCTCGTGGCCAAGGACCATCGGCTTCTCCACCACGAAGGGTCCGATATGGCCGTGCTCGTAGTAGTGCACGTCGCTGCCACAGATGCCCACGCTGTGGATCTTCACGCGACAGTCGTGCGGGCCGAGCTCGTCGCACACATCCACCTCGCGAATTGTCAGctcgcccttcttctccagcacgaGGCTCTCCATGAGGACCATTTTCAGCGCGGAGGACGGTGATTGAGGGGGTGAGAGATGAAGAGAATGTATGTAGGTtgggagagagagtcggTGGAATAAAAAGTGTTGCGGTGACGGAGAAGCGCGACTGCTTCCGAgagcgggtgtgcgtgtgtgggtgttaGCAGTCACCATGAGGAgcggaagagaggagagagagagagagagggggagcaACAGAAGGCGTGACGGAGagcagtgtgtgtgggggggggggcgagggcaAGACGGCATGTAGCACAGCATTAACAGCGAAAGGGGCAGCAcgcgggagagagcgcacgtCACTGCACCTCGACACAGTGGGAGAGCATATACACGCGGCGCTAAAGTCACGTCTGCAAGGCAGAGCGGCCCCGCGGATGCGAGAGAAAGTGAGCATCAAATCAGTCGCCGCAGACGCCCGTGCGGTGTATCTCcttcgttgttgctgttgctgctgttttttgcttgttttttgtttcctCGGTCCTCCCATGtaggcggagctgcgcgcctCGATGGTGGCGCAGACAtccgtgtgcatgcgtggcAACACCCTTCTGCTTCTTAGAGGTTGTCTTGTGATTGGACAGCGCATCTTGTCCCTCCTTTGCGCTCGTATTTCGATGTGTCAAGCTGTCTGGGCCTTCCCACGCGACTTACGGAATAGCCGCTTGCACTCCCGaccggcgcagcacctgcacatcATCGCTTGAGAGTCTTGCACACCCGGCATAGGACACATAGCGAAGAGAGGTGGACGTCGCCAAAAAATCGAGGGGGCCATGCACATCCAAGCTCTCCATGTTGAGCGCCTGAAGCCGCGGAAGTTTCTCCACCccgtgcagcgcgcgcatgcTGGTGATTCTACGGCAGCCCTTCACCGAGAGGTAGCGCaaggcgcggcagccgcccaCCAAGAAGTGAAGCGTATGCACCGCGGTGGAAGAGATGTCCAGGTATTCGATGTGGCCACCCTGCTCGATTCCCTGCAGACCCTCCACGGTGAGcgccgtggcgccggcgacggcgaagacTTCGAGGGCGGCGCACTTGCCAAGACGGCCCACTCGCGTCAGGGTGGGGCATTCGTTCGCCACAATCTTGCGGAGGCGTGGCGCATGCTGGAGACCCTCCAATGACGTGGGCAACAGTTCCGTGCAGCCCTCCAAGTAGAGTGCCGTTAGCCTCACGCAGTCGGCGAGGAAGTTGACGTCCGTGATGGGCATGTGAGAAAGGCAGAGGACTTCCAGCTGAGGCAGGGCCTGGATGCCTTGGAGTCCGTCGACGTCGAGATGCCGACATCCACTCAAGTCCAGTGACCGGAGCGAACGGCACCCCCCACCGAAGTTGGCGACCGTCGAGACATTGGTGTTCTTC
The DNA window shown above is from Leishmania major strain Friedlin complete genome, chromosome 33 and carries:
- a CDS encoding putative d-xylulose reductase; this encodes MVLMESLVLEKKGELTIREVDVCDELGPHDCRVKIHSVGICGSDVHYYEHGHIGPFVVEKPMVLGHEASGTVVAVGAEVKNLKTGDRVALEPGIPRWNSAQTLSGLYNLDPELTFFATPPVHGCMSTTIIHPAALCFKLPDNVSYEEGALCEPIAVGMHSATKASIKPGDVGLVIGCGTIGIVTALSALAGGCSEVIICGSRDERLEIARRYPGLRAVNTSREGELKRAVAEATEGNGCDVVFECGGAASAFPLIYEHAAPGATCVLVGMPVEPVPVDIVMAQAKEITFQTAFRYRNVYPRIIRLLSSGKMDVKPLISAKFVFKDSVKAYERAMHRDPKDMKIMIQMEN